The Carnobacterium mobile DSM 4848 genome includes a window with the following:
- the uvrC gene encoding excinuclease ABC subunit UvrC has product MTSEHINNKLLLLPDLPGCYLMKNSENDIIYIGKAKNLKNRVRSYFRGTHEGKTELLVKEIVDFETIITATDKESLLLEITLIKKHQPKYNIKLKQGTSYPYLKITNERDPQLIITSEVKKDGGIYFGPYPNVYAASETQHFIQKIYPLRRCNGSQKRACLYYHMGQCLGPCDHEVPVEEYKTQIENIKRFLNGDVKEVKKELRAKMMQAAAEQVYERAAEYRDQIHYIETTVERQNIITNDYTTRDVFSFYMNKGWISIQVFFIRQATLIKREATIFPCYDSPEEELASYIVQFYQEENHLLPKEILVPQEVETTVLAEVLGIAVKIPVRGRKKDMLDLATKNSEIALNEKFKLIEMDDRKTVGAVKELSEAMGLPYIKRIEAFDHSNIQGTNPVSAMVSFKDGQPDKSNYRKYKIKTVHGSNEMATTEEVVRRRYERLLKENKPLPDLILMDGGKIQVNAAIDILENELGLSIPVAGMVKDNKHRTSSLIFGEEHEEIKLKPTSQAFYLVQRVQDEVHRFAITFHRQLRSKNSLSSKLDQIEGVGPKTRTKILKQFKSLKKAKEADVSEYKALGIPLKIAERIKEELD; this is encoded by the coding sequence ATGACTAGTGAACATATTAATAATAAATTACTGTTGCTTCCTGATTTGCCTGGATGCTACTTAATGAAAAACAGTGAAAATGACATTATTTATATTGGAAAAGCTAAAAATTTAAAAAACCGAGTTCGCTCTTATTTTAGAGGAACCCATGAAGGCAAAACTGAATTGCTAGTGAAAGAAATCGTGGACTTCGAAACGATTATTACGGCAACCGATAAAGAATCTCTATTGTTGGAGATCACATTGATCAAGAAGCACCAACCTAAATACAATATCAAATTAAAACAAGGCACAAGTTATCCCTATTTAAAGATCACTAACGAACGAGATCCGCAATTGATTATCACCTCAGAAGTAAAAAAAGATGGCGGTATTTATTTTGGGCCTTATCCAAATGTTTATGCAGCGAGTGAGACGCAACACTTTATTCAAAAAATTTATCCACTCAGAAGATGCAATGGAAGTCAAAAGAGAGCTTGTTTATATTATCATATGGGTCAATGTTTGGGTCCTTGTGATCACGAGGTTCCTGTGGAAGAGTATAAAACGCAAATTGAAAACATCAAACGCTTTTTAAATGGAGACGTTAAAGAAGTAAAAAAAGAGCTGCGTGCTAAGATGATGCAAGCTGCTGCTGAGCAAGTCTATGAACGAGCAGCTGAATACCGCGACCAAATCCATTATATTGAAACAACAGTTGAAAGACAAAATATTATTACGAATGACTACACAACACGCGATGTGTTCAGTTTTTATATGAATAAAGGCTGGATTTCAATTCAAGTCTTTTTCATTCGCCAAGCTACGCTGATTAAACGAGAAGCTACGATCTTTCCTTGCTACGATTCTCCAGAAGAAGAATTAGCTTCTTATATTGTTCAATTTTATCAAGAGGAAAACCATCTTTTACCTAAAGAAATCCTTGTTCCGCAAGAAGTAGAAACAACTGTCTTAGCAGAAGTTTTAGGCATTGCTGTAAAAATCCCTGTTAGAGGCCGAAAAAAAGATATGCTGGATCTAGCTACTAAAAACAGCGAGATTGCTTTAAACGAGAAGTTTAAATTAATTGAGATGGATGACCGTAAAACAGTAGGGGCTGTAAAAGAATTATCAGAAGCAATGGGATTGCCGTATATCAAGCGGATCGAAGCTTTTGACCATTCGAACATCCAAGGAACAAATCCAGTTTCAGCAATGGTTTCTTTTAAAGATGGACAACCTGATAAAAGCAATTACCGTAAATACAAAATTAAAACGGTTCATGGCAGCAATGAAATGGCGACTACAGAAGAAGTAGTTCGCAGACGTTATGAGCGCCTTCTTAAAGAAAATAAACCATTGCCGGATTTGATTTTAATGGATGGCGGAAAAATTCAAGTAAATGCTGCTATCGACATTTTAGAAAATGAATTAGGATTGTCGATTCCCGTAGCTGGAATGGTCAAAGACAATAAGCACCGGACTTCTTCGTTGATTTTTGGAGAAGAACATGAAGAAATCAAACTGAAACCCACTAGCCAAGCGTTCTACTTAGTTCAGCGCGTTCAAGATGAAGTCCATCGCTTTGCTATTACGTTTCATCGTCAATTGCGCAGTAAAAATAGTTTATCTTCAAAATTAGATCAAATCGAAGGCGTTGGGCCAAAAACACGAACTAAAATTTTAAAACAATTTAAGTCATTGAAGAAAGCTAAAGAAGCCGACGTATCTGAATATAAAGCTTTAGGGATACCACTTAAAATAGCTGAAAGAATCAAAGAAGAATTAGATTAA